One window of the Chryseotalea sp. WA131a genome contains the following:
- a CDS encoding 2-phosphosulfolactate phosphatase gives MKTIDVCLSPELMHLYNVKDRTVVVVDILRATSCMVTALANGAESIMPFADLDECRKMKTRGFVTSGEREGKKVEGFDKGNSPFEYMGDEVRGLKIAFTTTNGTQAIEKSKDAKQVIIGSFLNLTAVVKNLLLGENSVLIVCAGWKGRVNLEDTLFAGAVVEKLKDYLGPDCDAPLAARHLYNLAKDNMSGFLGESSHIKRLNRLNIHEDFEFCLTVDKYNVLPRLKNGVITI, from the coding sequence ATGAAAACAATTGACGTTTGCCTAAGTCCCGAACTGATGCACCTTTACAATGTGAAGGATAGAACAGTAGTGGTAGTCGATATTCTTCGTGCTACTTCTTGCATGGTTACTGCATTGGCGAATGGTGCCGAAAGCATTATGCCTTTTGCCGATCTGGACGAATGCAGGAAAATGAAAACCCGCGGATTTGTTACCTCGGGCGAACGCGAAGGAAAAAAAGTGGAAGGATTCGACAAAGGCAATTCTCCTTTTGAATACATGGGTGATGAAGTGCGCGGGTTGAAAATCGCATTTACCACCACCAACGGCACGCAAGCAATTGAGAAATCGAAGGACGCGAAGCAAGTAATTATTGGTTCGTTTTTAAATCTTACGGCTGTTGTGAAAAATCTATTATTAGGAGAAAACAGTGTATTGATTGTTTGCGCGGGCTGGAAAGGACGGGTAAATTTAGAAGACACGCTATTTGCAGGCGCAGTAGTTGAAAAACTAAAAGATTACCTCGGGCCCGATTGCGATGCGCCATTGGCTGCGCGCCATTTGTATAACCTAGCAAAAGATAACATGTCAGGGTTTTTAGGTGAGTCATCGCATATAAAGCGGTTGAACCGCCTGAATATTCACGAAGATTTTGAGTTTTGCCTAACTGTTGATAAATACAATGTTTTGCCGCGGCTGAAGAATGGCGTAATCACGATTTAG